The Mycobacterium riyadhense sequence TGGCGGTAAGGGCGGTGTTGGCGGTAGCGCCGCTCACGGTATTGCGGGTGCCAACGGTGACGGGGGTGCCGGTGGGGCTGGTGGTGACGCCGGCCTTGCCGGCGACGGTGGCGCCGGAGCGGCCGGCACGGCCGCGAATCCTGATGGTGGGGCCGGCGGGGACGGCGGTGACCCGGGCGCGCGCGGCGGTACCGGTGGCAGTGGCGGGGCGGCCGGTGGCAGCGGCGCAAGTGCCGGCAAGACCGGTGCTGACGGTGCCACCGTCACCACGGGCGGCAATGGTGGAAACGGTGGCGACGGGTTTAGTCCCACCGCCACGGGTGCGAATGGGGGTAACGGTGGGGCGGGTGGCAATGGCGGGCGTTACGGCGATGGCGGTGCCGGCGGGAGTGGCGGCGCTGGTGCCGCCGGTGTGACCGGCGCTGATGGTGTCAATCCGGGTGAGTCCGGGGGCGACGGCACTGCCGGTGGGGCCGGTGGTGCTGGTGGCAATGGCGGCCTGGGCGGGTCCATCGCTGGCAATGGCGGTAATGCCGGGGCTGGTGGTGCTGGTGGTGCTGGTGGCGATGGCGGTGATGGTGTAGCTGGGGCTGGTGGTGTTGGTGGGGTTAATGCCGGAGCTGGCGGGGCCGGTGGCAGTGGCGGCTCCGCCGGTGATGGCGGGGCTGGCGGTAAGGGCGGTGTTGGCGGTAGCGCCGCTCACGGTATTGCGGGTGCCAACGGTGACGGTGGAGCGGGCGGGGCCGGCGGTGACGCCGGCAGCGCCGGTGACGGTGGGGCGGGAGCGGCCGGGACGGCCGCTAACCCTGATGGTGGGGCCGGCGGCAACGGCGGTGACCCAGGTACCCGCGGTGTCGGTGGTGATGGCGGGGCGGCCGGTGGTAGCGGCGCCAGTGCTGGGCAGGCCGGGACTGACGGCGCGGCCGTCGCCACGGGCGGCAACGGTGGGAATGGTGGGGATGGGTTTAGTCCCACGACCGCCGGTGGGAATGGGGGCAACGGCGGGGCCGGTGGGAACGGCGGGAGTTACGGCAACGGCGGTGCCGGCGGAGCTGGCGGCACTGGCGCCGCTGGCGCTAGCGGCGCTGACGGTGTCAATCCGGGTGAGTCCGGGGGCGACGGTACCGCCGGCGGGGCCGGTGGCGCGGGTGGCAATGGCGGCAAGGGTGGTTCGGTCGCTGGCAATGGCGGCCGGGCCGGTGCTGGTGGCGCTGGAGCGGATGGTGGCGATGGCGGCGACGGTGTGGCTGGGGCTAAGGGTCTTGGTGGGGTTAATGCCGGTGCTGGTGGGGCCGGCGGTAATGGCGGCAATGCTGGCAACGCTGGTGCTGGCGGTAAAGGCGGTGTTGGGGGTAGCGCCGCCCATGGGATTGCGGGCGCCAACGGCAACGGGGGTGCGGGCGGGGATGGCGGTAACGCCGGCGCCCCCGGTAGCGGCGGTGCAGGGGCGGCGGGCACGGCTGCCAACCCCGATGGTGGGGCTGGCGGCAACGGCGGTAACCCGGGCACTCGCGGCATCTTCGGCAAAGGCGGGGCGGCCGGTGGCAGCGGCGCCAGTGCGGGCAAGACCGGTGCTAACGGTAGCTCTGTCGTCGCCGGCGGCAACGGCGGAAACGGTGGGGCCGGGTTTGACGCCACCACCGCCGGCGCGAACGGGGGCAACGGCGGGGCTGGCGGTAATGGCGGCGCCGTTGGCCACGGCGGTGCCGGCGGGGCTGGCGGCGACGGGGCCGCCGGTGCGACCGGCGCTGATGGTGTGAATCCGGGTGAGTCCGGGGGCGACGGTAAAGCCGGTGGCGCCGGTGGTGCGGGTGGCAATGGCGGCAAGAGCGGCTCGCTCGGTGGTAGGGGCGGCAACGCCGGAGCCGGTGGTGTTGGTGGCGCTGGTGGTGATGGGGGAGACGGCGCGACGGGGGCTGGTGGTGTTGGTGGGGTTAATGCCGGCACTGGTGGGGCCGGTGGTAACGGCGGCTCCGCCGGTAACGGTGGCGCTGGCGGTAAGGGCGGCATCGGCGGTAGCGGCATCCTCAGTGCCGGCGTCAACGGTAACGGCGGAGCAGGCGGGACCGGAGGTGATGCAGGCGCCGCCGGTGACGGCGGGGCTGGGGCGGCCGGTGACGCAGCCAACCCGGATGGTGGGGCCGGCGGCAATGGCGGTGACCCGGGAACTCACGGTATTGGTGGCAGTGGCGGGGCGGCGGGCGGCAGCGGCGCCAAAGCTGGCCAGACCGGTGCTGACGGCACCGCCGTCACCAGCGGCGGCAACGGTGGAAACGGTGGAGCAGGGTTTAGCGCTACCAGCACCGGCGCCAACGGGGGCAACGGGGGAGCGGGTGGAAATGGCGGCAATTACGGCAACGGCGGCATCGGCGGGGCCGGCGGCAATGGCGCCGCCGGGGCCGCCGGTACCCCCGGCACCCCCGGCAGCCACGACGTCAGTGCCACCGCTGGCGGCAACGGCAAGATGGGCGGTGCCGGCGGTGCTGGCGGCCAGGGTGGCCTAGGCGGCTCAGCCGCCGGCAACGGCGGCGGCGGGGGGGCCGGCGGCACCGGCGGCGCTGGGGGCGTCGGCGGGGCAGGCGGGGACGGCTTCGATGCGCAGACACCTGGCGAGAACGGCACTCCAGGCGCAAGGGGTGGTGACGGCGGGCAGGGCGGCGCCGGCGGTGCCGGCGGCGCCGGCGGCGTCGCTCTGGCGGCGTCGGGCACCAATGGCACCGCAGGCATCGGCGGTACGGGTGGAGTTGGTGGTGCCGGCGGTGATGGGGGTGTCGGTGGCAAGGGTCTCGGCACGGGGAATGGTGCTGACGGTGGCGTCGGCGGTAACGGCGGCCACGGTGGGGCCGGCTACGACGCGAACTCCGGCGCGATCCATGGAGTCGGCGGCGGCGATGGCGGCGCTGGCGGTGCCGGGGGCAATGGCGGCGCCGGCGGTTCGTCTAGCGGGACAGGCAAAGGTGGCAGCGGGGGGCTTGCCGGCAGCGGCGGGGCGGGCGGCACTGGCGGTAACGGCGCCGACGGCGTGACGGCGCCCACGGCCGGTGGCGTCGGCGGAAACGGAGGCGCCGGAGGGGTCGGCGGTAACGGCGGCGGCGGCGGTGACTCCGCCGGGGGCATCAACGGAAGCGGCGGTAACGGCGGCGCCGGTGGTGACGCCGGGACGCCCGGCAATGGCGGCGCCGGCGGCGAAGGGAATGCCAGCGCCCCTAACGGCGCGGCCGGCGGCCATGGTGGCAATCCTGGCGCGGTCGGCATCGGCGGCGCCGGCGGCGCCGTAGGCAGCGGGGGCAGCGGTGGTAGCGCCGGCACTGATGGCGCGGACGGCATCAGGGTGACCAGCGGTGGCAACGGAGGCAATGGCGGGGCTGGCTTCAGCGTGAGCGGCCCGAGTGACCCGCAGACGCCGGGCAACGGTGGTGCCGGCGGTGCGGGCGGGTCGGTCGGCAACGGCGGTAACGGCGGTAACGGCGGGGCCGGCGGTTTCGGCCTCAACGGCGGCAACGGCGGGAATGGTGGCGACGCCGGGGCATCCGGCGACGGTGGCTCCGGCGGCAATGGAGGCGCGGGTGGCGCTGGCCTGGGCGGTACCACCGGTAGCGACCGCAACGGGACGGCCGGCGGGGCCGGCGGGGCAGGCGGCCGCGGTGGTGACGGCGGGGCCGGCGGCACAACATCCGGCAACGGTGGCAACGGCGGATTTGCTGGCACTGGCGGCCAGGGTGGCCAGGGCGGCGCTGGCGCGGACGGTCAACAACCCGGTAGCAACGGTGGCAACGGCGGTACCGGCGGCAATGGCGGTGCCGGAGGTGCCGGCGGCGCGGGCGGCACGGCCGCTCACGGCACTGCTGGCATAGACCGCGACGGTGGGTCCGGTGGCGCGGGAGGGGCTGGCGGCACTGCCGGCAACGGCGGTGCCGGCGCAGCGGGTACCTTCTCCGACTTCAACGGCGGACGCGGCGGCAACGGCGGCATCGGCGGCAGCGGCGGCAACGGCGGAGCCGGCGGTGCGGCCGTCGGGTCGGGCAACGGCGGGCAAGGCGGAGCCGGCGGCGTCGCGGGCAGCGGCGGGTCCGGCGGGGCCGGCGGTGTCCCCCTTAGCGGCATCGCGAAGCCCCCCACTGCAGCCTTTGGCGGGGCCGGCGGCAACGGCGGTGCGGGCGGCAGCGGCGGCAGTGGCGGCGCCGGCGGCGCGGCCCTGGGGTCAGGAAACGGTGGCCAGGGCGGAGCCGGCGGCCTCGCCGGCGACGGCGGCACTGGCGGCGACGGTGCCACCGGTGCCCAAGGCTTCGCCACCCTAAGCGTCAATGTCGCAGGTGGCACCGGTGGCAGCGGAGGCAACGGCGGCGCCGGAGGGACTGCCGGTGCAGGTGGGGGCGGCGGGGAAGCCAGCGGTTCGGGCAACGGCGGCATCGGCGGGGCCTCCGGCGACGGAGGTAACGGCGGGGCCGCCGGCGCTGGCGGCAATGGAGGCGACGGAGGCAACTCCGGATCTGGCCTCGGGAGCCCTGGCGGCATCGCCGGTAACGGCGGAACCGGCGGTGCCGGCGGCGGCGCCGGCATCGGCGGCACGGGCGGCGCAGCCTTGGGCTCAGGCACCGGTGGCGGTGGTGGCGCCGCCGGCGACGGCGGGGCCGGCGGCCGCGGCGGCGACGGCGGGTCCAGCGGCGTAGGCACAATAACGCCCAATGGCGGGAGCGGCGGAACCGGGGGCAAGGGCGGAGCGGCCGGGAGCGGCGGAGCCGGCGGTTCGGCCTTGACTTCGGGCGGCGGCGGGGACGGCGGTGACGCCGGGGCGGCCGGCAACGGTGGCGCTGGCGGTAACGGCGGAAGCGCCGGCAGTGGTTTCATCGTTACAGTCGGCGGCAACGGCGGCAGCGGCGGCATCGGCGGCGACGGTGGGGTCGCCGGCGCCGGAGGTGTCGGGGGCGAGGCACTGGGCTCAGGCACCGGCGGCAACGGCGGTGACGCCGGGGTCGCCGGCAGCGGCGGGGCAGGCGGTAACGGCGGCAATGGCGGTGGTGGCGAAACCGCCCTTGCCCCCGGCAAGGGCGGCGCTGGCGGCGCCGGCGGCAAGGGAGCCAACGGCGCCACCGGGGCCAGCGGTGGCAACTCCGCCGCCGGCAGCGGCGGCGACGGCGGCGACGGCGGTGACGGCGGCAGCGGCGGCGACGGCGGCACCGGTGGCAACGGCGGCACGGGCCACCACCCCGACGTCGGCGGGGATGGCGGCACCGGCGGCGGCGGTGGCGCCGCGGGTAGCCTGGGCGCCGGCGGCAGTGCCGGCGCCGGTCCCGGCGGCTTGGGCGTGGGCGGCGTTTCTGGAATTGGCGGGAACACTGGCCAGACCGGCGCTGACGGCAAATCCGGGCGCACCGCCTAGGATCGGCCGTACTGCGTGCCTATCTGTCTAAAGAGGGCCTGCTCCTTGTGTTTTCGATAAAGAGCGAGCTCGTCTTGGTCCCCTTGTGTCGGCGGCGGCTGACCAGATGCCAGATGCATTGCCGTTAGAGCTGTGCGGGAGCTATTGGCGCGCTAGAGCGATGCGGACCGCGTCCTCGGGCGTGACCATGTGCCCTTCGGCATCTGCTGCCTCGGCGATAGCCAGCTGCACGCCTTTGACCCGACCGTTGAACGCGTTCTTTCCCGGCAAGTAGTCGGGTGAGACGCACGAGCCCGAGTCCACACCGACATCGCAGCCGTCGTCGGCGGAGAAGACGATGGCAAGCGTGGCTGCCACATGTCCTGCGCCGACCTGCTGCCCGTCGACATACAGGGTCACCTCGCCGCCCTTGCCCAAACCGCCACCAGCGTAAGCGAATTCCATGCGCACCTGATGCGCGCCGGCTGGCACTGGCCCGGTGGACTCAACGTAGAAGTGCTCGATCCCACCCAGGTTATAGCAGTACTTGAGCTTGCCGTTCTTGACGTACAGACTCCAGCCGCCGATGTTGGCGCCTTGTGCGACGATCACGCCCTCGGCGCCGGTGTCGGGCACCTCGATCTCAGCGGTCACGGAGTGCGACTTGTTCTTGATGTTGAGCACACAGTTCTCCGACAACCGCCCCATGCCACCGAACAGCACCTGGGTGTTGCCCTGGATCAGGACCGGCCTGCCCGCCAGGTCAGAGTTGATGCGGCTGGCGGTGTCGTCGTCCAGCGGCAGCACGTTGTAGCGCGTCGCCTCGATCAGCCAAAGCCGCTGCAGCTCATGAAGTTTCTCCGGCATCTCCTTGGACAGGTCCCTGGCCTGGCTCCAGTCCGTGGTGGTGTCGTAGAGCTCCCACACGTCGTCGTCGAACGCCGGCGGCTGCTCGCCCACAAGGATCCACGGCGTCTTGTGTTTGGTCACCGCGGTCCAGCCCTTGTGGTAGATGCCGCGGTTTCCGAACATCTCGAAATACTGCGTCTCATGCCGGTCCGGCGCCTGCCCGTCGCCGAACGAATACAGCATGCTGACCCCTTCGATGGGGTGCTGCTGCACACCGTTGACGAACAACGGTTCCGGCAGCCCCGCTGCTTCCAGGATCGTCGGCGCCACGTCGATGACGTGGTGGAACTGCCAGCGCATCTCACCCTTCGCCGCAATTCCGTTGGGCCAGTGCACAATCGTGCCGTTGCGCGTGCCACCCCAGTGCGATGCCACCTGCTTTGTCCACTGGTAGGGCGTGTCCATCGCATGCGCCCAGCCGACCGAGTAATGGTTGTAGGACTCCGGCCCGCCGAACTTGTCGAGGCGCTCCATCATGAACTCCGGTGTCTCGATCGTCGCCATGCCGTTGAAATTCAACATCTCGTTGAACGTGCCGTTGATCGTGCCCTCGGCGGAGGCGCCGTTGTCCCCGATGATGTAGAACACCAGCGTGTCGTCGAGCAGGCCCAGCCTGTCCACGGCGTCGATGAGCCTGCCCACGTGGTGGTCGGTGTATTCCAGGAATCCCGCGTAAACCTCCATCTGCCTGCGCAGCACCGGCTTGAGGTCCTCCGGCATGTCATCCCACGCCGGGATCTCGGCGTGACGCGCGGTCAGCTGGCAGTCCGCCGGGATCACCCCGAGTTTCTTTTGCCGGGCAAAGGTTTGCTCCCGCAGTGCATCCCAGCCCGCGTCGAACTTGCCCTGGTACTTGTCGGCCCACTCCTGCGGCACGTGGTGCGGTGCGTGGGTCGCACCAGGGGCGAAGTACACAAAGAACGGCGTGTCGGGGGCCAGTGCCTTCTGCTGCCCGATCCAGCCGATGGCCTTGTCCGTCATGTCCTCCATGAAGTGGTAGCCCTCTTCAGGGGTACGGTCCACCTCGACCGGCGCAGTGCCCTCATACAGGCTCGGATACCACTGGTTGGCCTCGCCGCCGATGAAGCCGTAGAAGTATTCGAAACCACCACCGCCGGCGGGCCACGCGTCGAACGGCCCAACCGGGCTGGTCTGCCAGACCGGGACCTCGTGGCACTTGCCGAACTGGGCAGTGTTGTACCCATTGAGCTTCAGCGTCCGCGCGATCGGCGACATCGTGTTGGGCAGCACCGAACTGTATCCCGGTGCCCCGGTGGCGATTTCGGTAATCCCGCCCATGCCGGCAGAGTGGTGGTTGCGTCCGGTCAGTAACGCTTGTCGCGTCGGCGAGCACAACGCGGTGGTGTGAAACCGGTTGTACCGCAACCCGCCGCCGGCGAGCCGTTCCGCGGCTGGCGTCTGACACGGGCCGCCGAACGCGCTCGCCGCACCGAACCCGACATCGTCAAGCAGGATCAGCAACACATTCGGGGCACCCGCGGGTGGGCGTAGCTGCTCGATCGGCGGGTACGCGCTGTCCGGATCCTTCGCGTCATACGTGATCAGTCCCGTGCGGGGAGCACTGGGAATTGGCAGATGTGTTCTTGACCGGTGCATTCTTCCTCCCTCGACGTGCGTGCCAATAGACGCTACAGCCGCAGCGTTTCCTTCCTCGGTTGTCCTCACCAAAGAGGCAGGGAGCTGACGGTCGCCGCAGTCCACGTTCCAAGCGACTATGTCGTCAACTGTTGGGCCGAGAATGCGACCGCAGTCGACGGCCCGAACCAGGTGGTGAGTGCGTCGGCGAGCCCAAGGTGATGTCCGTTCCCCACCCAGGCAACATATCCGTCGGGCCGGATCAACACGGCGGTGGGCGCCGCGACCACGCCAAGCACCGGAAGTTCCCAGTCGCCAACATATTTCGCGTCGACGAGTTGAACCCGATCCGCCCAACCAGTGATGTCGATGTCGACGCCCCCCGGCTCACCAAGGTTGAGCAGCACTGGCCTGGCATGGTGCAGCAGGGTAAATACCCGCAGCGGGCCGTTGGCGGTGACCAGGTCGAGATCGGGCATGCGGCGCCCGAGCAGCGGATGTCCCTCGCCCAAATCGTAATGGATGTCCAGACCGGACATCATCCCGGCGAATCGCTTGCGTGGCTCGTCCATGCTCAGCAGCTCAGACACGGTGTCGCGCAACGCGTCGATACGCGCACCTGAGCTAAGGAGTGCGGTTTGCGCCATCGTGGTGTGCAGCACGCGGGCGGCGACGGGATGGCGCTCGGCGTGGTAGGTATCCAGCAGGCTGTCCGACGATGTCCGATTGACTACCTGGGCCAGCTTCCAGCCCAGATTCACCGCATCCTGCACACCGGTGTTGAGGCCCTGCCCCCCGGTCGGGAAATGCACGTGCGCGGCATCGCCGGCCAGCAGTACCCGTCTGTCGCGATAGGCCGCGGCCTGCCGCGCCATATCGGTAAACCTGGAAATCCAAGTGGGACTGTGGATCCCGAAATCCGTCCGGTATACGGCGATGAGCGCCTCGCTCAGATCGGACAAGGTGGGTTCGCTGGGGGCTCCGAGGTGCTGCTCGGTAACCATGACCCCCACCCGCTCCCCGACCTCCAACCTGCTCAGGGCGTGGATACCGAGGGCGTCGCGGCGCAGTCCCCATTCCGGCGCTTCGCCCCTCTCACCGGCCAGCTCGACCTCGGCTATCAGGCAGCTCGTCGTCGGATCCCACCCCGGAAAGTCGATGCCGGCCGCTTTCCGGACCAGACTGCGTCCCCCGTCGCACCCGACGAGATACTCGGCCCGCAGCGACTCGCCGTCGGACAGCTCGACGTCGACGCCGGCGTCGTCTTGGGCGATACCCGTCACCTCACGTCCGCGATAGATCGGCACCGCCAGCTCGCCGACCCAGCCCGCAAGAATGCGTTCGATGTGGTTCTGCCGCAGCGCGAGCCCATAGGGATGCCGGGTGGGAAAGTCACTGATATCCAACCGAATCCACGCGAACCCCGCGACTTGCGCTACCTGCCCCTGGGACAGGAATCGATCGACAATTCCGCGCTGATCGAGAACCTCGATGGTGCGTGAATGCAGACCACCCGCGCGCATGCCAATGAGGTCCTGGCTGGCGCGCCGCTCGACAATGGCAACGTCGACCTTCGCCAACGCCAACTCGCCAGCCAGCATCAGCCCTGTCGGACCGCCGCCGACAATGACCACCGCATGCTCGGATGTCGGTTCGACATCCCCGCTTGACCCATCCGGTGTCGATGATCGACGCAATTCGTAGCCCCCCATCCAATGAGCTGTGGTTCCGCCAGCACGCCGAGGGCGTTGAAACAAACGATACGGTTCTACATTTTCAGTATGAGTGTTCCGGGGCCACTCAATCGCATGCCCAGTCCGTGGGAGCCCAACCTGGTTCAGTCGCGGCAATGGCTCACTCGGCGCGATTTCTATCAGCGCCTGGCCAACCGGTACGGCCCGGTGTTCCGGATGAGATTCCTTTACTGCGGCGATATCGCGGTGTTCACAACGAGCAGCGCTGCGAAACAGATCCTTACGCCACCAAGAGCCGTCCCACGTAGCGGCATGGAGGCAATGCGCGAGGGCATGGGACCGCACGCCGTGATGTTGCTGAATGAAGACGAGCACCGGCATATGCGCCAACCGCTAAGCGGTGGGAGGCGTTCATCGAGCGCCTCACCCTGGCAGAGATCTCCCGGTATTTTGCCGGCAAGGATGCGCTGATCGAGGCCGTCGCGCTGCGGGAATTGCGCAATTTCCTGACCGACCTGGACCGTCTCATCGAGCCGCTGGAAGATCCGGAGGAAATGATCGTGGAGGGCTTCGTGTTCACCCAGCACGCCGCCCGGTCGCACCGGTTGCTACAGCGGATGATCGAGAGTGAGCCCGAATTGGCGCTGCCGTGGTTCACGGTGCAAGGCGCCCCGATCATCACCGAGGCCACCGAATTCCTCGCCGCCCGTGTGGCCCTCGATGCGGACGAAAGCCGCAGCACCCCAGAACTTCTGGCTACCGCCGAGATCGTGGTACGGCTCATCGTGTCGTTCTCGCTCACCTCGAAGGTAATCATCGATCTCGACGACGACGAGAGTACGCGCACCTTTGCACGGCGCTACTTCGTCCCAATGTTGGTCGTCCCCGAGAGCGCGGACACGCCAATGAAGGCGCGACATCCATTGCCGACATGACCGGCATGACGACGCCGACCAACCTGCACGCGCCACTAGAGCTGCCGTGCGGGGTCGTGTTGCCGAATCGCGTGGCCAAGGTGGCGATGAGCGAACAACTTGCCGACCGCCACGGCCGCCCACTGCCGGAGCTCGTGTCGCTGTACCGGCGTTGGGCCGCAAGCGGTGCCGGCTTGCTCATCACGGGCAATGTTGCGGTCCAACCAACGCAATTGGTCGAGCCATACAACGTGGTCGTCACCGCCAATGACGACCCAACCTCGCTAGGGGAGTGGGTCGATGCCGCCAAATGCCATGGCGCCCAACTGTTCATGCAGCTGAATCACCCTGGACGGCAAGCGCTTCGCGCTGTCGCGGGGCGGTCACTTGCACCGTCGGCGGTGTCGCCGCGTAAGCGGATGCTCCGTTCGGCACTCCCGCGGCCCATCGAGATGACGGTCGCCGATATCGGCCGCACCATCAAGGCATTCGCGGCAAGCACAGCCGTCGCCGAGCCAGCGGGCTTCGACGGTGTCGAGGTTCATGCTGCCCAGGCTACCTGCTGAGCCAGTTCCTCTCGCCGCTGACGAATCATCGGCACGACAGTTGGGGCGGCTCAATCGAACGGCGATCCCGGATCCTGATTGAGGTCGTGCGGGCGATACGCGGACGGGTTGGCCGGCGGTTTGCTGTCGCAGTCAAACTCAACGCAAGTGACTTCGAAGACGGAGGCTTCAGCGTGGGCGACGCGGTGCGCGTCGCAACCGCATTGCAAGCCGAAGGCATTGACCTGCTTGAGGTTTCGGGCGGATCGGGCAGCTACTGGCTCCACCTGCTCGGGGGAGCCACGCCGACCGCCGGCTATTTCACTACAAGCGTCGAACATGTCCGGCACGCGGTCGACGTGCCGGTGATGCTCACCGGTGGCCTGCGTGATGGAACGGTCGTCCGAGAGTTGGTCGAGCGCGGCGCGGTCGACGTGATCGGGCTGGCACGTCCTTTCGCAGTCGATCCCCACGCAGCCAGACAGTTGCTGGCCGGCGGAACACTCGATGACATTGCGAAGCCACGGCGGTCGGCGGTGCGGGCTGTCGGTGCAGCTCTCAGCAGCCCGTGGCATCAGCAACAGCTCCGCCGACTCGGCAGGGGCCTTGAGCCCGATCCCGGCCGGGGGAGGGTGCGTACGGCGGCCCGGTTGGCGGAGATGCAATTGCGGTGGCGCACCGGCGGAAACCCCGCGCTTTGAGGGTTGGCCAGTCAATCGTCCTGGGCGCTAGTTGTTTTCGGTCGTATCCCGCCCGCCGCTCGCCACGGCGCCGCCCGGCCTTGACAGGCAAGTGACAACTTGCATAACGTGATGGAGCGTGGGTGACGTCTTCAAGGCCTTGGCCGATCCCACGCGCCGCACCGTCCTCGACGAACTGACCAATCGGAACGGGCAGACGCTCTTTGAGATCTGCGCACGACTGGCGACCAAGCATCGGCTTGGCTCATCGCGACAAGCGATCTCACAGCACCTCGACGTTCTCGAGGCTGCGGGTTTGATCGAGACCCGCCGCGAGGGTCGCTACAAGTTCCACTACATCAACACAACCCCGCTCGAGTCGATCGTCGAGCGATGGCTCAAGAAGGCCGTGAACAACGCCGGCGGCCGTCGTGGCACCGGCTCCCATACCGGCAGAAGGGTTCACTATGAGAATCAACCTCAGCAGCGTGCTCGTTGACGACCAGGACAAGGCACTGCGGTTCTATACCAACGTCCTCGGGTTCCAGAAGAAGACCGATGTTCCGATGGGTGAGCATCGATGGATCACCCTGGTGTCCCCAGAAGATCCGGACGGCACCGAACTCGTCCTCGAACCCGATAGCCACCCAGCGGTTAAGCCGTTCAAGGCGGCGCTGATCGCCGACGGCATCCCATTTACCTCATTCGCCGTCAACGACGTACGGGCGGAGTTCGAGCGACTGTGTGGACTCGGCGTGCAGTTCACTCAGGAGCCGATGGATATGGGGCCGGTGACCACGGCGGTTCTCGACGACACATGCGGCAATCTCATCCAGATCGCCCACCAGGCCGATTAGAAGCCACTCACAACCGCCGGGGTGCACACGAAGAAGGAGGCCGTGAACCTGGCGATGCGCGATTACGTGGAGCGCTTCCGCCGCATCGAGGTGCGAGCGCTGTCCCGCGAGCGGGCTAAAGGCTGGGACTACGACGGCTGGCTCGCCGCACGCGCCGACGAGAAGGCGGTCGGGACTTGATCCACTTCCTGGTGGAATCCTCCGCTGTCTGGCGGATCCAACGACAACCGGAACTCAACGAAGCCTGGAAATCGTCGCTTCTCAGCGGGTCCGTCGGATCATGCGAACCACAACGAGCCGAATTCCGTAAAGCGGCGCGTAATGCTGAGGGGTCCGATCAAATGAGCCGGATGTTTCGTGACGTGTACCCCGATGTGCCGGTCCCGAAAATCCGTGTGGCGGTGGATTGGCGGTGGATTGATTCGGCGCAGCACCGCCTCGCGAGCGCGGGTGCTGCGCGTGCCCTGTCGGTCGTCGACCTGCTTATCTGTGGGACCGCGGCGGCTAAGAGCCTAGTAATCCTCCACGACGACGCCGACTATGAACTCGCAGGGCGCCACCTTCCCCACATCCGGGTGCGGCGAATCGTCCGCGCCGACCGGTAAAGGGTTGTGTCCCAAACTCTTTGGATTCAGACCGCGCAGCACACCACTTGAGGTGTTCGGGTCGGTCAGCGCGCGGCGGCTAGGCGGCGAGACGGTGGGCGCAGCGCCCACGAGGTACAGGTGAGGGCGAGGAAAAAGAGCGGGGCCACCACCATACGCACATGATCGTCGACCGCCAGGTGAGACACGATCGCGCCGGTGTAGACGAAGGTGGCACCGGCATACGCCCACTCCTTGAGCCGTGGGAAGCCCGGGGCGAGCAGCGCTATCCCGCCTAGCGTGTACCACACGCCGAGCAGCACAGGGAAGTAGTCCGGGTAACCCAGGTGCTGCATCATGTCGCGGGCATACGGAATCCGCAGGATCCCCCAAGTGCCTCCCAACAGCATTTCGGCGGCCAGCAGAACGGTGGTGACCCAGTACCCGATGATCCGACGGCGGGACGCGGCGGCGGCTCTCGCGTCAATCAGAGTTGCCATGTTGATGTCCTTGTCACATTGGTGGGACTTGGATTCGTCATCTA is a genomic window containing:
- a CDS encoding arylsulfatase gives rise to the protein MHRSRTHLPIPSAPRTGLITYDAKDPDSAYPPIEQLRPPAGAPNVLLILLDDVGFGAASAFGGPCQTPAAERLAGGGLRYNRFHTTALCSPTRQALLTGRNHHSAGMGGITEIATGAPGYSSVLPNTMSPIARTLKLNGYNTAQFGKCHEVPVWQTSPVGPFDAWPAGGGGFEYFYGFIGGEANQWYPSLYEGTAPVEVDRTPEEGYHFMEDMTDKAIGWIGQQKALAPDTPFFVYFAPGATHAPHHVPQEWADKYQGKFDAGWDALREQTFARQKKLGVIPADCQLTARHAEIPAWDDMPEDLKPVLRRQMEVYAGFLEYTDHHVGRLIDAVDRLGLLDDTLVFYIIGDNGASAEGTINGTFNEMLNFNGMATIETPEFMMERLDKFGGPESYNHYSVGWAHAMDTPYQWTKQVASHWGGTRNGTIVHWPNGIAAKGEMRWQFHHVIDVAPTILEAAGLPEPLFVNGVQQHPIEGVSMLYSFGDGQAPDRHETQYFEMFGNRGIYHKGWTAVTKHKTPWILVGEQPPAFDDDVWELYDTTTDWSQARDLSKEMPEKLHELQRLWLIEATRYNVLPLDDDTASRINSDLAGRPVLIQGNTQVLFGGMGRLSENCVLNIKNKSHSVTAEIEVPDTGAEGVIVAQGANIGGWSLYVKNGKLKYCYNLGGIEHFYVESTGPVPAGAHQVRMEFAYAGGGLGKGGEVTLYVDGQQVGAGHVAATLAIVFSADDGCDVGVDSGSCVSPDYLPGKNAFNGRVKGVQLAIAEAADAEGHMVTPEDAVRIALARQ
- a CDS encoding FAD-dependent monooxygenase, which gives rise to MGGYELRRSSTPDGSSGDVEPTSEHAVVIVGGGPTGLMLAGELALAKVDVAIVERRASQDLIGMRAGGLHSRTIEVLDQRGIVDRFLSQGQVAQVAGFAWIRLDISDFPTRHPYGLALRQNHIERILAGWVGELAVPIYRGREVTGIAQDDAGVDVELSDGESLRAEYLVGCDGGRSLVRKAAGIDFPGWDPTTSCLIAEVELAGERGEAPEWGLRRDALGIHALSRLEVGERVGVMVTEQHLGAPSEPTLSDLSEALIAVYRTDFGIHSPTWISRFTDMARQAAAYRDRRVLLAGDAAHVHFPTGGQGLNTGVQDAVNLGWKLAQVVNRTSSDSLLDTYHAERHPVAARVLHTTMAQTALLSSGARIDALRDTVSELLSMDEPRKRFAGMMSGLDIHYDLGEGHPLLGRRMPDLDLVTANGPLRVFTLLHHARPVLLNLGEPGGVDIDITGWADRVQLVDAKYVGDWELPVLGVVAAPTAVLIRPDGYVAWVGNGHHLGLADALTTWFGPSTAVAFSAQQLTT
- a CDS encoding TetR/AcrR family transcriptional regulator; protein product: MRNFLTDLDRLIEPLEDPEEMIVEGFVFTQHAARSHRLLQRMIESEPELALPWFTVQGAPIITEATEFLAARVALDADESRSTPELLATAEIVVRLIVSFSLTSKVIIDLDDDESTRTFARRYFVPMLVVPESADTPMKARHPLPT
- a CDS encoding ArsR/SmtB family transcription factor — encoded protein: MGDVFKALADPTRRTVLDELTNRNGQTLFEICARLATKHRLGSSRQAISQHLDVLEAAGLIETRREGRYKFHYINTTPLESIVERWLKKAVNNAGGRRGTGSHTGRRVHYENQPQQRAR
- a CDS encoding VOC family protein; this encodes MRINLSSVLVDDQDKALRFYTNVLGFQKKTDVPMGEHRWITLVSPEDPDGTELVLEPDSHPAVKPFKAALIADGIPFTSFAVNDVRAEFERLCGLGVQFTQEPMDMGPVTTAVLDDTCGNLIQIAHQAD
- a CDS encoding DoxX family protein; the protein is MATLIDARAAAASRRRIIGYWVTTVLLAAEMLLGGTWGILRIPYARDMMQHLGYPDYFPVLLGVWYTLGGIALLAPGFPRLKEWAYAGATFVYTGAIVSHLAVDDHVRMVVAPLFFLALTCTSWALRPPSRRLAAAR